In the genome of Croceimicrobium hydrocarbonivorans, one region contains:
- a CDS encoding SDR family NAD(P)-dependent oxidoreductase, translating into MEKKTAFITGATSGIGKACAERLARENYRLILCGRREERLAELEKQLSVYTDIHCLSFDVRNAEAVSNAIASLPSEFQKIDILINNAGNAHGLDPIQTGSIEDWDAMLDINVKGLLYVSKQIIPQFIERKEGHIINIGSTAAKEVYPNGNVYCASKHAVDAINQGMRIDLNKHNIRVGAIHPGMVETEFSEVRFKGDQERASKVYQGFRPLQAEDIADIIAFVISRPYHVNIADLVVMSVDQASSTIVNKQA; encoded by the coding sequence ATGGAAAAGAAAACAGCATTTATAACAGGTGCCACCAGTGGGATTGGCAAAGCATGTGCGGAGAGGCTTGCTCGCGAAAATTATCGCTTAATCCTATGCGGTCGCCGAGAAGAGCGCTTAGCAGAGCTTGAAAAACAATTAAGCGTTTACACCGATATCCATTGCTTGAGTTTTGATGTTCGCAATGCAGAAGCTGTGTCTAATGCCATTGCTTCTTTGCCCTCCGAATTTCAGAAAATTGACATCCTCATTAATAATGCTGGCAATGCCCATGGCCTGGACCCCATCCAAACGGGAAGTATTGAAGATTGGGATGCAATGCTCGATATTAATGTAAAAGGACTGCTTTATGTAAGTAAGCAGATCATCCCTCAATTCATTGAAAGGAAGGAAGGGCATATCATTAATATTGGTTCCACTGCCGCTAAAGAAGTATATCCCAATGGCAATGTGTATTGCGCTTCCAAACATGCTGTTGATGCCATTAATCAAGGCATGCGCATTGATTTAAACAAGCATAACATTCGGGTAGGAGCGATACACCCTGGCATGGTAGAAACAGAATTCAGTGAGGTTCGCTTTAAAGGAGATCAAGAAAGAGCTTCCAAGGTTTACCAGGGATTCCGTCCATTACAGGCAGAAGATATTGCTGATATCATTGCCTTCGTCATCAGCAGACCTTACCATGTAAATATTGCCGACCTGGTAGTTATGAGCGTAGACCAGGCCAGTTCAACAATCGTAAATAAGCAAGCTTAG
- a CDS encoding chorismate mutase: protein MEINALYDWLKPKSKPLLIAGPCSVESEEQMMRTADSLARTGLVSAFRGGVWKPRTKPGSFEGIGSPALKWLKAAGTKHQIPVITEVANARHVEEALEAGIDMLWIGARTTVNPFYVQDIADALKGTDIPVLVKNPIHPEVKLWLGALERLNNAGIQKLGAIHRGFYAYQSQPFRNEPKWEVFFELRRLAPDLPVICDPSHIAGRSELIGEVCQSALDLGMDGFMIESHIEPHKALSDPLQQLRPYDLDLVYRALEHRDEAIDDERYIAKLEELRYQIDKVDAEILKLISRRQELAKAIGPVKYENQATIFQMKRWFKVLENRKAQGLSLDLEDELVHELFQLLHKYSIDTQIKNHHE from the coding sequence ATGGAGATAAACGCCCTGTATGATTGGCTAAAGCCAAAATCCAAACCCTTACTCATCGCTGGTCCTTGCAGCGTAGAAAGTGAGGAACAAATGATGCGAACCGCAGACTCATTGGCACGAACCGGATTGGTAAGTGCCTTTCGAGGCGGTGTTTGGAAGCCCCGCACCAAACCGGGATCTTTCGAAGGAATCGGCAGCCCTGCCCTAAAATGGTTAAAGGCCGCCGGTACCAAACATCAAATTCCGGTAATCACTGAAGTGGCCAATGCCCGCCATGTGGAAGAAGCACTGGAAGCAGGTATTGACATGCTTTGGATTGGGGCTCGCACCACAGTAAATCCATTTTATGTTCAGGATATTGCGGATGCCTTAAAGGGAACAGACATTCCAGTATTGGTAAAAAACCCCATTCACCCGGAAGTGAAACTCTGGCTGGGTGCTTTGGAACGCCTTAATAATGCAGGTATCCAAAAGCTAGGCGCCATTCACCGTGGCTTCTACGCCTATCAAAGTCAACCCTTCCGCAATGAACCCAAATGGGAAGTGTTCTTCGAATTGCGTCGCCTGGCTCCAGACCTACCGGTAATTTGCGATCCCAGTCATATTGCAGGTCGCAGTGAATTAATTGGTGAAGTTTGTCAATCCGCCCTCGATTTAGGGATGGATGGCTTTATGATCGAATCTCATATTGAGCCACATAAAGCCCTAAGTGATCCGCTGCAACAGTTACGTCCTTATGATCTGGATTTGGTTTATCGTGCCTTGGAGCATCGCGACGAGGCCATTGACGATGAACGCTATATCGCCAAATTAGAAGAGCTACGCTATCAAATAGATAAAGTAGACGCGGAGATCTTAAAATTGATATCACGCCGACAGGAACTGGCCAAAGCTATTGGTCCGGTGAAATACGAAAACCAGGCAACCATTTTTCAGATGAAACGTTGGTTTAAGGTATTGGAAAATCGCAAAGCTCAAGGCCTAAGCCTCGATCTGGAAGATGAATTGGTACATGAACTCTTTCAGTTATTGCATAAATATTCCATTGATACCCAAATCAAGAATCACCACGAATGA
- the recJ gene encoding single-stranded-DNA-specific exonuclease RecJ: MRNVPEIIWKAKAAVDPIKLEGLQAELDLDPKILTLLLQRGIESLDQAIQFFKPSLDELHDPFLMKDMDRAVERVDQAVKAGEKIMIYGDYDVDGTTSVAMLANFMHGHYSNFITYIPDRYREGYGVSTAGIDKAHAENASLIIALDCGIKALDKVEYAHSLGIDFIICDHHTPGPKLPAAAAVLDPKRKDCNYPNKGLSGCGVGFKLAQALSQKWQIDKSECWKLLDLLALSIGADIVPMTGENRVLAYYGLEKINSDPSDGIQALLRTAGQLDRRLSIGDVVFTLAPRINAAGRLAHAQQAVDLLRGTDLSLLPEIADEIEIRNQDRKNLDRQITKEALHQIEREIAPEALSTVVFQDDWHKGVIGIVASRLIENYYRPTVVLTQSGDKLAGSARSVEGFDLYDALEACEDSLIQFGGHAAAAGMTLKPEQLNDFKIAFEESVKARITDEQKQARLIYDLDIEASDIDAKFYRLIQRFAPFGPDNLAPLLRCRNLIDRGSRTVGDEGQHLKISVVDPDSGLCLEGIGFNLGPKLKILKSQQPVALLFHLELNVFRGQASLQLRVLDIKADSELED; the protein is encoded by the coding sequence ATGCGTAATGTCCCGGAAATAATCTGGAAGGCGAAGGCCGCGGTTGATCCTATCAAATTAGAAGGCTTGCAAGCGGAATTAGATCTCGATCCTAAAATCCTAACCCTTCTCCTCCAAAGAGGAATTGAAAGCCTGGATCAAGCCATACAGTTTTTTAAACCCAGCTTAGATGAATTGCATGATCCCTTCTTAATGAAGGATATGGATCGGGCAGTTGAAAGAGTTGACCAGGCGGTGAAGGCCGGGGAAAAAATCATGATCTATGGCGATTATGATGTAGATGGAACGACCTCCGTGGCCATGCTTGCCAATTTCATGCATGGGCATTATAGCAATTTCATCACCTATATTCCGGATCGATATCGCGAAGGATATGGAGTTTCTACCGCCGGCATTGACAAGGCTCATGCTGAAAATGCCAGCCTAATTATCGCTTTGGACTGCGGCATTAAGGCGCTGGATAAAGTGGAATACGCCCACAGTTTGGGTATTGATTTTATTATTTGCGATCATCATACCCCCGGCCCAAAGCTTCCGGCCGCCGCTGCAGTATTAGATCCGAAAAGAAAGGATTGTAATTATCCCAATAAGGGGCTCAGTGGTTGTGGAGTAGGATTTAAACTCGCACAGGCCCTTTCCCAGAAATGGCAAATCGATAAATCCGAATGCTGGAAATTATTGGATTTACTGGCTCTAAGCATAGGGGCAGATATTGTTCCTATGACTGGTGAAAATCGAGTATTGGCTTACTATGGCTTGGAAAAGATAAACTCCGATCCATCGGATGGTATTCAAGCTTTATTGCGCACGGCTGGTCAGTTGGATCGTCGCCTAAGTATTGGTGATGTGGTTTTTACCTTAGCGCCCCGCATTAATGCAGCAGGTAGATTGGCCCATGCACAGCAAGCAGTAGACCTTTTGAGGGGAACGGACCTCAGCCTATTACCCGAAATTGCGGATGAAATTGAAATTCGAAATCAGGACCGAAAAAATTTAGATCGGCAAATCACCAAAGAGGCTCTGCATCAAATTGAAAGGGAAATAGCGCCTGAGGCCCTTAGCACGGTTGTATTTCAGGATGATTGGCATAAAGGAGTAATAGGCATTGTAGCCTCAAGACTTATTGAAAACTACTACCGGCCAACGGTGGTCCTTACCCAGTCTGGCGACAAATTAGCGGGATCTGCACGCTCTGTAGAGGGCTTTGATTTATATGATGCCTTAGAAGCTTGTGAGGACTCCCTAATTCAATTCGGTGGACATGCCGCAGCGGCAGGTATGACCTTAAAACCGGAACAGTTAAACGATTTTAAAATTGCCTTTGAGGAAAGCGTTAAGGCGCGCATCACCGATGAGCAAAAGCAAGCCCGCCTAATTTATGACCTGGACATAGAGGCCAGTGATATTGACGCCAAATTTTACCGCCTCATTCAGCGTTTTGCCCCCTTTGGCCCCGATAACCTAGCACCACTTTTACGCTGTCGTAATTTGATAGATCGTGGTTCCCGTACGGTTGGAGATGAAGGCCAGCACCTTAAAATATCGGTGGTAGACCCTGATAGCGGTTTGTGTTTAGAGGGGATCGGTTTTAACTTAGGACCTAAATTAAAGATCCTTAAAAGCCAGCAACCAGTGGCCTTGCTCTTTCATTTGGAATTGAATGTTTTTAGAGGACAAGCCTCCTTACAATTGAGAGTATTAGATATTAAAGCGGATAGCGAATTAGAAGATTGA
- a CDS encoding YceI family protein: MKKLFLFLLVLGQISLKAQNVDLEKSKVNFEISNLGFNTVEGSFSGLDGKLYLNMDAVHKSILKVCLEVNSIETGIAKRDEHLKSEDFFWLDKHPQICFNGDKFKYLGDHHWQVSGYLNIRGISKYITVALTYKDDILECEFMLNRFDYELGSDISTFTAGKEVEIKVHLEKKAA, encoded by the coding sequence ATGAAAAAGCTCTTTCTATTCCTCTTAGTCCTTGGGCAAATTAGCCTTAAGGCCCAAAATGTAGACCTAGAAAAATCCAAAGTAAACTTCGAAATTTCCAATTTAGGCTTCAATACCGTAGAAGGGAGCTTCAGTGGATTAGATGGTAAGCTCTATTTAAATATGGATGCGGTGCATAAGTCCATATTAAAGGTTTGCCTGGAAGTAAACAGCATTGAAACAGGTATCGCTAAGAGAGATGAGCATTTAAAAAGTGAAGATTTCTTCTGGCTCGATAAGCATCCTCAAATCTGCTTTAATGGCGATAAATTCAAATACCTGGGCGACCATCACTGGCAAGTAAGCGGCTACCTAAACATTCGAGGGATTTCCAAATACATCACGGTAGCCCTGACCTATAAAGATGATATCCTGGAATGTGAGTTTATGCTCAATCGCTTTGACTATGAACTAGGCTCTGATATCTCTACTTTCACAGCAGGTAAAGAAGTAGAAATCAAGGTTCACTTGGAAAAGAAAGCAGCTTAA
- a CDS encoding universal stress protein encodes MNILLPTDFSENADIATEYAFKLAEKSQGKVTILHAYDLPYSDRSMSTSLLEVMKENAESNMKDYEKELKSRYSTPFESLVRLGNPIRLITETSRLDSIDMVVMGTKGASGLEEVLIGSNAASVIQNTQKPVLVIPPVATYTDINKIIFATDLDPKVKEQPLQRLREFAQLNNSSIDLVYVQTEKAPADGSRKFYSSNLEGVNHEFTILKSGDIEKSISAEAEKEKANLITAIAKRYGFFEGLFHRSMTNKLAYHSRLPLLVLHEPK; translated from the coding sequence ATGAACATCTTACTTCCCACCGACTTCTCAGAAAATGCGGACATCGCAACTGAGTACGCTTTTAAACTGGCCGAGAAAAGCCAGGGTAAAGTAACCATATTACACGCCTACGATCTTCCCTACTCAGATCGTTCTATGAGCACTTCGCTTTTGGAAGTGATGAAAGAGAATGCAGAAAGCAATATGAAGGACTATGAGAAAGAGCTTAAAAGCCGCTACTCCACTCCTTTTGAAAGCTTAGTTCGTTTAGGAAACCCTATTCGCTTAATTACGGAAACTTCTCGTTTGGACAGTATCGACATGGTGGTAATGGGAACCAAAGGAGCCAGTGGTTTGGAAGAAGTATTGATCGGATCTAATGCCGCCTCGGTAATTCAAAATACCCAAAAGCCGGTATTGGTAATTCCACCGGTAGCGACTTATACCGATATAAATAAAATCATTTTTGCCACCGACCTTGATCCTAAGGTGAAAGAGCAGCCTTTGCAGAGACTACGAGAATTTGCTCAACTGAATAATTCGAGCATTGATCTGGTTTATGTACAAACGGAGAAAGCTCCAGCGGATGGCAGTCGCAAATTCTATAGCTCCAATTTAGAAGGTGTAAATCATGAATTTACCATCTTAAAAAGTGGAGATATTGAAAAATCCATCAGTGCGGAAGCTGAAAAGGAAAAGGCCAATTTAATTACCGCTATTGCTAAGCGCTATGGTTTCTTTGAGGGACTATTTCACCGCAGCATGACTAATAAATTAGCCTACCACAGCCGCTTGCCTCTTTTGGTACTGCATGAACCAAAATAA